Genomic DNA from Enterococcus saccharolyticus subsp. saccharolyticus:
GAAATTGACTTTTTTCATGCATTAGACAGTTTAAAGCTAGCAAATGAAATTCAAAAACGTGCAGAAAAAGTGATTCGTTGTTTTATTGAAGTAAATGTTTCTGGTGAAGAAAGCAAACATGGTATTGCGCCAGAGGAAGTGGAAGCATTTATTGATTCACTTGCTACATATGATCGCATTCAAGCTGTAGGATTAATGACTATGGCACCATTTGATTCAACTGTAGAAGAACAACATCAACTTTTCGCAAAATTAAAAAACTTACAAAAAACTATAGCAGCAAAGAATCTACCGCATGCTCCTTGTACTGAAATCAGTATGGGCATGTCAAATGATTTTCCTGTTGCCGTTCAAGAAGGTGCAACTTTCGTCCGCGTGGGTACTGCACTATTTAAAGAGTAAAAGGGGGATTATTACATGTCATTTTTAGCGAAAGTATCAACTTTTTTTGGACTAGAGGATGAAGAGTACATGGAAGAGGCACAAGCATCTCAGCAAAAGCCAGTAGTTCAACAGGCAGCTTCTAGTTCTGCTAGACAGAAAAATACATTCAACCCTAGAGCGCAAACTACAAATACTAAGCCTAAACCTAAACTAAAGCCAAAACAAAAAGTAAAACAAAAACCAAGCTATTCGTCAGAACCTGTCTCTTCACGACAAGTGCTAACACAAGCGACTGAATCAATGTATAAAGAACCTGTGTATACGCAATCAGCGCAACCAGAACCAGAAAAAAAAGTTGTGTCTATGCGTCAATCATCACCGAAAAAACAAGTGAAAACAGAAGTTGCTTCGGTTGATGGAGCAAGTAAGATTATGATTGTTTCACCACGTGTTTATTCTGAAGCGATGATTATTGCGAAGCATGTCCTGAGTGGAGAATCGGTACTTGTTAATTTTCACTTAATTGAAGAGTACCAAGCAAGGAGAATTGTTGATTTCTTGACGGGAACAGTGTACGCTGAAGACGGTGATATTAAACGAGTAGCAGATGAAATCTTTTTATGTACACCAAAAGGTACTGAAATTGATGGGACGGCTCAATCACTAGTTGACAGTAACTTATTTGAAATGTAACTAGAGGAGGAAAAGCTTATATTTATTTATAGTTTAATCGATCTTTTGGGGAAAGCAGTTTATATTTATACTGTATTACTTGTAATTTATGCACTTTTATCGTGGTTTCCCGGAGGCTATCAATCGTCTTTTGGTCGCTTTTTATCGAAAATTTGCGAACCATATTTAAGTTTATTTGATCATTTAAATCTGTCTTTTGGACCAGTGAATTTTAATATTGCATTTGCTATCATCATTCTACAATTAGCGTCAGAAGCACTATTTCGTATTATTCTAGCGATTTTATAATGAAAGGGGTGAGAATCGATGAACGCAAATGTCTATCAGCATTTTCGAACCGATGAACACCCTTTTATTGATACCGTAGAACATTGGATTGAACAAGTAACAATGCAATATGCACCTGTGTTAACAGAATTTTTAGATCCTCGGCAAGCGTATATTTTAGAATCGCTTGTTCGTCAAACATCTGATTTGAAATTTCAATTTTTTGGTGGTTATGAAGCAGCTGAACGAACACGTTGTTTGATATTTCCCGATTATTATGAACCGACACAGGATGAATTTGATATTGTTTTATATGAAATTAATTACCCTAAAAAATTCACGACTTTAAGTCATGGAAAGATTTTGGGGACGCTTATTGGTACGGGTGTCAAACGTGAATTTTTTGGCGATATTATTTCTGATGGCGAGAATTGGCAAGTATTTATTGCTAAAGAAGTACATTCTTTTGTAGAATTACAAGTCACTAAAATGGGCAATGTCACTGTCCGTTTAGAAACACGTGATTATACACAAATTTTAGTACCAAAAGATGGTTGGTCAGAAGAACGAACGACTGTGAGTTCTTTACGACTAGATACAGTCATTTCTAATGTGTTTAATATTTCTCGTCAACGTTCGAAACAATTAATTGAGTCAGGAAAAATCAAAGTCAATTGGACAGAAACCGTGCGACCAGATTTTTTATTGGATTTGTTGGATATTGTTTCTATCCGCGGATTTGGACGATTACAAATTCAAGGATTAGAAGGCGCAACAAAAAAAGAAAAAATTCGCTTGTTGCTCGGTGTATTACGTAAATAACTATAAAGAGGTGTATAAATATGGCATTAACTCCATTAGATATTCAAAACAAAAGTTTCGCAGTGAAAATGCGTGGTTATGAAAAAAATGAAGTCGACGATTTTTTAGAAATTGTCGTTAGAGACTATGAAGATGTTACACAAAAAAATCGTGAGTTAGAAAAAGCATTACGTCATGCAGAAGAAAAATTAGAGTACTTCAACGAATTGAAAGATGCGTTGAATCAATCAATTATTGTTGCACAAGATACTGCTGATAAAGTAAAAACAAGTGCAAGTAAAGAATCTGAAGTTATTGTGACATCTGCGCAAAATAAAGCAGACGAATTAGTTACAACTGCAGAAAAACGTGCGGCAGCTTTAACAGCAGCAGCCGAATTAAAAGCCAAAGAAATTTTAACAGAAGCAACTGCACGTGCACGTCAGTTAGCAACTGAAACAAATGACTTGAAATCTAAAACAAGAGTCTTCCATAATAACTTATTGGTTATGTTGCAAGCACAATTAGAACAAGTAAAAAGTCCAGAATGGGATGAAATTTTGGCACCATTTTCAAGTTATGTTCAAGAAGACCACGAAGTTATTCGTGAGGTTTTATCTAAAGAACTTGACATTGAAAATACTTCTGCAGTAAACTCAGAAGAAGAAATTAACTCAGATGATGACATTTCAATTGTCGAAGCAAGTGGAAAAGTCGTAAAAGTATCTGAAAAAAATTAATACTTGATAGGAAGTAGAACAGAAAAGCTAATTGTATTTTTCCAGCGAAGCGGGGATAGTGGAAGCCCGTCAAAACCCTACAACTAGCCAGATCATCTATGTATCTTGATTTTGAAAGAACAGTAAAAATCAACGGTTAATCTCGTTAGCGATTACTAGAGAAAAACAAATTTTGTTTTTAAACTTTGGGTGGTACCACGACACGTTCGTCCCTATGCGATTAGGGATGAACGTTTTTTTGTTGTCGTTACTCAGATTTAATAGAAGAAAAGGGGCAAACAATAATGAAAATGAAAGAAACGCTACATCTTGGAAAAACAGCTTTTCCAATGCGTGGTAATTTGCCAAACCGTGAAGGAGAATGGCAAAAAGACTGGGAAGAAAAAGATATTTATGGACAACGTCAAAAACTAAATGAAGGAAAACCTTCGTTTGTTTTACATGATGGACCTCCTTATGCGAATGGAAATATCCACATTGGACATTCATTAAATAAAATCAGTAAAGATATTATTGTTCGTTCCAAATCAATGTCGGGTTTTCGTGCTCCTTACGTACCAGGTTGGGATACACATGGATTACCAATTGAACAAGTATTAGCTAAAAAAGGCGTTAAACGTAAAGAAATGGATATGGCTGAATACCGCCAAAAATGTTACGATTATGCGTTAACGCAAGTTGATACACAAAGAAATGATTTTAAACGTTTGGGTGTAGCTGGTGACTGGGAAAATCCATATATCACATTAACACCAGATTATGAAGCGGCTGAAATCCGCGTATTTGGTAAAATGGCTGAAAATGGTTATATCTACAAAGGATTAAAACCAATTTATTGGTCACCATCAAGTGAGTCTTCATTAGCAGAAGCGGAAATTGAATACCAAGATGTTAAATCACCATCTATTTACGTTGCCTTTAAAGTAGCAGATGGCAAAGGGGTATTAGACGAAGATACATCATTTGTTATCTGGACAACAACACCTTGGACATTGCCTGCAAACTTAGGAATTTCAGTGAATCCAGAATATACGTATGTACAAATTAAGGCAGATGGACGTAAATTTGTCGTTGCAAAAGATTTATTAGAAACTGTTCAACAAGCAATTGGTTGGGAATCAGTTGAAGTTTTACAAGAGATTTCAGGTGAAAAACTAGAAAATATGACCGGACAACATCCATTCTATGATCGTACTTCACTAGTTATGCTTGGTGATCACGTGACATTAGATGCTGGTACTGGTTTAGTTCATACTGCTCCTGGACACGGAGAAGATGACTACATTGTCAGCAAAAAATATGGGTTACCAGTTATTTCACCAGTGGATAACCGTGGTTGTTTTACCGAAGAAGCGCCAGGATTTGAAGGAATCTTCTACGATAAAGCCAACTCTATGATTACTGATTTATTAACAGAAAAAGATGCCTTGTTGAAACTTGATTTCTTCACACATAGCTATCCGCATGACTGGCGTACGAAAAAACCAGTTATCTATCGTGCGACACCACAATGGTTTGCATCAATTGATAAATTCCGTCAAAATATCTTAGACGAAATTGAAAAAGTTGACTGGATTATTCCTTGGGGGAAAACACGTTTGTATAACATGATTCGTGACCGTGGCGATTGGGTTATCTCTCGTCAACGTGCATGGGGCGTACCATTACCAGTATTTTATGCTGAAAATGGTGAAGAAATCATTACACCAGAAACGATTGAACATGTTGCCAATTTATTTGAAGAGCATGGATCAAATATCTGGTTTGAACGTGATGCCAAAGATTTACTGCCAGCAGGCTTTACTCATCCAGGTTCGCCAAATGGTGAGTTTACAAAAGAAACAGATATCATGGATGTATGGTTTGACTCAGGTTCTTCACATGAAGCAGTTCTACGTCAAAGAGAAGAGTTAACTTTCCCAGCAGATATGTACCTTGAAGGTTCTGATCAATACCGCGGTTGGTTCAACTCAAGTATTACAACAAGTGTTGCGATTAATGGTGTTGCACCTTACAAAGCTGTGTTATCTCAAGGATTTACTTTAGATGGTGAAGGTCGCAAAATGAGTAAATCTTTGGGTAATACAATTGCTCCTGAAAAAGTGATTAATCAAATGGGTGCAGACATCTTGCGTTTATGGGTAAGCAGTGTGGACTATGAAGCAGACGTACGTGTATCAATGGATATCTTAAATCAAGTATCAGAAGTGTACCGTAAAATCCGTAATACCATGCGTTTCTTATTAGCAAATACATCTGATTTTGATCCAAAAGATAGTGTGGCTTTTGATGATTTACGTTCAGTGGATAAATACATGACGGTTCGTTTAAATCAAGTGATTCAAGAAATTCGCGAAAAAGGTTATGAACAATATAATTTCCTACACATCTATCGTACGGTGATGAATTTCTTAACCGTTGAATTGTCTTCTTTCTATTTAGATTTTGCGAAAGATGTTGTTTATATCGAAGCAGAAGATGATTACCAACGTCGTTGCATGCAAACTGTGTTCTATCAAACAGCAGTTGCTTTAACAAAATTATTGACGCCAATTATTCCACATACGGCTGAAGAAATCTGGTCACACTTGAAAGAAGATGAGGAATATGTTCAATTAGCAGAATTCCCTGAATATCAAGAGTTTCCAAATCAAGCAGAGTTATTAGATACATGGTCTGCATTTATGGATTTCCGCGATAACGTCTTAAAAGCATTAGAAGTAGCTCGTAATGAAAAATTAATCGGTAAATCATTAGAAGCTAAAGTCACGATTTACCCATCAGAGCCGGTTCAAACACTTCTAACAGCAGTAGATACGAATTTAGCGCAGTTATTAATTGTTTCTCCTGATTTCTTTGAAGTGAAATCAGCAGGTACTGATGTTCCAGAACAAGCGCAAAAATTTGAAGATGTTGCAATTTTAGTTGAAAAAGCAGAAGGCGAAGTTTGCGAACGTTGTCGTCAAGTGAAGAACAGTGTGGGTTCTCATGAAGAATTACCTACATTATGCTCACATTGTGCGGAAGTAGTAGCAAAAGAATTCCCAGAAGCAGTATCAGAAGGATTTGAAACAAAATAAGAAAAAAAGCGCAATCGATTTTAGTCGATTGCGCTTTTTTATGGTGGAAATGAATAGGGCTGTGATATAAGAAAAAACAACCGAACGATGTAAAGTGAAAGATGCTCATTTTCAGTCATTTGCGATACGAAACTACTGAATCGCAAGAGCAACTTCTCTATCGTTCGGTTGTTTTACTAGTAAAGCTAATTTCTTTTAATCTAATAAATTGCGTTCACGGTACCATTCATCGGGTGTCCAAATCCATTCGAAACCATCTTTTGCTAATAAATCGTAGGCTTCTTTAGGACCCATTGTACGTGCTGGATATTGAGGGACATCTGAAGAATCTTGATCCCATGCTTGACGAATAACGTCAACGACACGCCATGATTGAGCAACTTCATCCCAGTGTGTGAAGTTTGTCCCGTCACCATTTAGCGCATCAAGCATTAATTTTTCATAGGCTTCTGGAGTGTTTGAAATCACTTCAGCGCTATTACGATGATCAAGGCTTAGTGGTAACATTGTAAATCCTGGGCCAACTTCTTTGCCATTTAATGATAAAGAGAAACCTTCAGTTGGCTGGATATAAATAGTTAACACGTTAGGTGAAAGTTTTTGTTCACATGTTGCACCAACAGATGACTTGAACACGTTAACTGGCACTTGTTTGAAAACAATATTGATACGTGTGCCTTTTTCTGTTAGACGTTTCCCTGTACGAACATAGAAAGGAACGCCAGACCAACGGAAATTGTCAATTACGAATTTACCAGCAACAAAGGTTTCTGTTTTTGAATCCGAATCAACATTTAATTCTTCTTTATAGCCAGGGATTGCTTCACCATCGAATTTACCTGCGCTGTATTGGCCGCGGATAAAGTTTTTAGCTACTTCTTCTGGTGTATACACACGAACCGCTTCTAACGCTTTAATTTTTTCTGAACGAATTTCTTTTTCAGAGAAGGCAACGGGTGGTTCCATTGCTAATAAAGCTAAAACTTGTAAGATATGGTTTTGTACCATGTCTTTTAATGCACCACTTTTATCGTAATAGCCACCACGTTCTTCTACACCTAAATCTTCAGCGATGTTAATTTGAACGTTATCGATGAAACGATTGCTCCATAGAGATTCAAAAATGCTATTTGCAAAACGAATCGCTGAAATGTTTTGAATCATTTCTTTTCCTAAGTAATGATCGATACGGTAAATATCTTCTTCTTCAAATACGGTGGCAATTTCTTCATTTAATTGACGAGCTGTTTCGTAATCCGTTCCAAAAGGTTTTTCAATAATGACACGATGGTAACCAGTCACATTTAACATGCCTTGTGATTTTAAATGAGCAACGATAGTGCCAAAAAAGTTAGGTGACATTGCCAAGTAAAAGAGACGATTGCCTTCTAATTGATATTTTTGATCTAATTCATCAGATAATTTTTTCAACGTATCGTAATGTTCTGTATCTTGAACATCATGTGATTGATAGTAAAAGTGAGAAGAGAATGCTTCTGCTTCTTCGGGTGTTGGATTTAATCCAACAATTGTTTCTTTTACGATGTTACGATAAACTTCATCGCTCCAAGGGCGTCGAGCTGTACCAATAACTGCAAATGATT
This window encodes:
- a CDS encoding cell division protein SepF, giving the protein MSFLAKVSTFFGLEDEEYMEEAQASQQKPVVQQAASSSARQKNTFNPRAQTTNTKPKPKLKPKQKVKQKPSYSSEPVSSRQVLTQATESMYKEPVYTQSAQPEPEKKVVSMRQSSPKKQVKTEVASVDGASKIMIVSPRVYSEAMIIAKHVLSGESVLVNFHLIEEYQARRIVDFLTGTVYAEDGDIKRVADEIFLCTPKGTEIDGTAQSLVDSNLFEM
- the zwf gene encoding glucose-6-phosphate dehydrogenase — its product is MNEKKVLFTIFGATGDLAQRKLYPSLFRLYRKGDLVESFAVIGTARRPWSDEVYRNIVKETIVGLNPTPEEAEAFSSHFYYQSHDVQDTEHYDTLKKLSDELDQKYQLEGNRLFYLAMSPNFFGTIVAHLKSQGMLNVTGYHRVIIEKPFGTDYETARQLNEEIATVFEEEDIYRIDHYLGKEMIQNISAIRFANSIFESLWSNRFIDNVQINIAEDLGVEERGGYYDKSGALKDMVQNHILQVLALLAMEPPVAFSEKEIRSEKIKALEAVRVYTPEEVAKNFIRGQYSAGKFDGEAIPGYKEELNVDSDSKTETFVAGKFVIDNFRWSGVPFYVRTGKRLTEKGTRINIVFKQVPVNVFKSSVGATCEQKLSPNVLTIYIQPTEGFSLSLNGKEVGPGFTMLPLSLDHRNSAEVISNTPEAYEKLMLDALNGDGTNFTHWDEVAQSWRVVDVIRQAWDQDSSDVPQYPARTMGPKEAYDLLAKDGFEWIWTPDEWYRERNLLD
- the ileS gene encoding isoleucine--tRNA ligase, with the protein product MKMKETLHLGKTAFPMRGNLPNREGEWQKDWEEKDIYGQRQKLNEGKPSFVLHDGPPYANGNIHIGHSLNKISKDIIVRSKSMSGFRAPYVPGWDTHGLPIEQVLAKKGVKRKEMDMAEYRQKCYDYALTQVDTQRNDFKRLGVAGDWENPYITLTPDYEAAEIRVFGKMAENGYIYKGLKPIYWSPSSESSLAEAEIEYQDVKSPSIYVAFKVADGKGVLDEDTSFVIWTTTPWTLPANLGISVNPEYTYVQIKADGRKFVVAKDLLETVQQAIGWESVEVLQEISGEKLENMTGQHPFYDRTSLVMLGDHVTLDAGTGLVHTAPGHGEDDYIVSKKYGLPVISPVDNRGCFTEEAPGFEGIFYDKANSMITDLLTEKDALLKLDFFTHSYPHDWRTKKPVIYRATPQWFASIDKFRQNILDEIEKVDWIIPWGKTRLYNMIRDRGDWVISRQRAWGVPLPVFYAENGEEIITPETIEHVANLFEEHGSNIWFERDAKDLLPAGFTHPGSPNGEFTKETDIMDVWFDSGSSHEAVLRQREELTFPADMYLEGSDQYRGWFNSSITTSVAINGVAPYKAVLSQGFTLDGEGRKMSKSLGNTIAPEKVINQMGADILRLWVSSVDYEADVRVSMDILNQVSEVYRKIRNTMRFLLANTSDFDPKDSVAFDDLRSVDKYMTVRLNQVIQEIREKGYEQYNFLHIYRTVMNFLTVELSSFYLDFAKDVVYIEAEDDYQRRCMQTVFYQTAVALTKLLTPIIPHTAEEIWSHLKEDEEYVQLAEFPEYQEFPNQAELLDTWSAFMDFRDNVLKALEVARNEKLIGKSLEAKVTIYPSEPVQTLLTAVDTNLAQLLIVSPDFFEVKSAGTDVPEQAQKFEDVAILVEKAEGEVCERCRQVKNSVGSHEELPTLCSHCAEVVAKEFPEAVSEGFETK
- a CDS encoding RNA-binding protein, with product MNANVYQHFRTDEHPFIDTVEHWIEQVTMQYAPVLTEFLDPRQAYILESLVRQTSDLKFQFFGGYEAAERTRCLIFPDYYEPTQDEFDIVLYEINYPKKFTTLSHGKILGTLIGTGVKREFFGDIISDGENWQVFIAKEVHSFVELQVTKMGNVTVRLETRDYTQILVPKDGWSEERTTVSSLRLDTVISNVFNISRQRSKQLIESGKIKVNWTETVRPDFLLDLLDIVSIRGFGRLQIQGLEGATKKEKIRLLLGVLRK
- a CDS encoding YggT family protein translates to MGKAVYIYTVLLVIYALLSWFPGGYQSSFGRFLSKICEPYLSLFDHLNLSFGPVNFNIAFAIIILQLASEALFRIILAIL
- a CDS encoding DivIVA domain-containing protein, producing the protein MALTPLDIQNKSFAVKMRGYEKNEVDDFLEIVVRDYEDVTQKNRELEKALRHAEEKLEYFNELKDALNQSIIVAQDTADKVKTSASKESEVIVTSAQNKADELVTTAEKRAAALTAAAELKAKEILTEATARARQLATETNDLKSKTRVFHNNLLVMLQAQLEQVKSPEWDEILAPFSSYVQEDHEVIREVLSKELDIENTSAVNSEEEINSDDDISIVEASGKVVKVSEKN
- a CDS encoding YggS family pyridoxal phosphate-dependent enzyme, giving the protein MISDNLREVEQELRDSCALVSRQRDEVTLIAVTKTVDVEKTIELVNLGVHHLAENRVDKFLEKKEEMAVFSNVSWHFIGNLQRRKVKSVINEIDFFHALDSLKLANEIQKRAEKVIRCFIEVNVSGEESKHGIAPEEVEAFIDSLATYDRIQAVGLMTMAPFDSTVEEQHQLFAKLKNLQKTIAAKNLPHAPCTEISMGMSNDFPVAVQEGATFVRVGTALFKE